In Arthrobacter sp. B3I9, the following are encoded in one genomic region:
- a CDS encoding glycerate kinase, with the protein MRILIAPDKFKGSLTALEAAAAMAEGALRVYPDAETVQFPVADGGEGTLEAAVAAGYEERLNAVVGPILAPVGAAWAIRKDASGAATAVIETAQASGLAQMEPTPANALRAHSYGCGQLIAAALDAGATEIVLGLGGSAMSDGGSGALRALGLKPLDAAGNVVPLGGGSLADVAAVDVSGLDPRLAAVTFRIAVDVQSPLYGEDGAAHVFGPQKGADGDAVELLDAGLRNWASVLRQATGREVNIPGAGAAGGFPASFLAFGNARLEGGFQLVAGLTGLAGKLSQTDLVITGEGSMDSQSLTGKAPIALADAARELGIPVIVVAGRILVTPEDLAPHGVVAAAQLLDLAESPADAVANAAKYLIRATSQVLEGA; encoded by the coding sequence ATGCGCATCCTCATCGCCCCGGACAAGTTCAAAGGTTCGCTCACGGCACTCGAAGCCGCCGCTGCCATGGCCGAAGGTGCTTTGCGGGTTTATCCCGACGCCGAGACCGTCCAGTTTCCGGTCGCCGACGGCGGCGAAGGAACCCTCGAGGCAGCCGTTGCGGCCGGGTACGAGGAGCGGCTCAACGCGGTCGTCGGGCCCATCCTGGCTCCCGTCGGCGCTGCGTGGGCCATCCGCAAGGATGCCTCCGGGGCAGCCACCGCTGTCATTGAAACCGCCCAGGCGTCCGGTCTGGCCCAGATGGAGCCCACCCCGGCCAACGCCCTTCGCGCCCACAGTTACGGGTGCGGCCAGCTGATTGCCGCCGCCTTGGACGCCGGTGCCACCGAGATCGTGCTGGGCCTGGGCGGCTCGGCCATGAGCGACGGGGGCAGCGGAGCGCTCCGTGCCCTGGGGCTCAAGCCGCTGGACGCTGCCGGGAACGTGGTGCCGCTGGGCGGCGGCTCGCTTGCCGACGTGGCCGCCGTGGATGTCAGCGGACTGGATCCCCGGCTCGCTGCGGTCACGTTCCGCATCGCCGTGGACGTGCAGAGCCCGCTGTACGGGGAGGACGGCGCCGCGCACGTGTTCGGCCCGCAGAAGGGCGCCGACGGGGACGCGGTGGAGCTGCTCGACGCCGGCCTCCGCAACTGGGCATCCGTGCTGCGCCAGGCCACCGGCCGGGAGGTCAACATCCCGGGGGCGGGCGCGGCGGGCGGGTTCCCGGCGTCGTTCCTGGCCTTCGGCAACGCACGGCTGGAAGGCGGCTTCCAGCTGGTGGCGGGCCTCACCGGCCTCGCCGGAAAACTGTCCCAGACGGACCTGGTGATCACCGGGGAGGGTTCGATGGATTCGCAGTCGCTCACGGGTAAGGCGCCGATCGCGCTCGCCGATGCCGCCCGCGAGCTCGGCATCCCCGTGATCGTCGTGGCCGGACGCATCCTGGTCACCCCGGAGGACCTCGCCCCGCACGGCGTGGTGGCCGCCGCGCAGCTGCTGGACCTCGCGGAAAGCCCGGCCGACGCCGTCGCGAACGCCGCAAAGTACCTCATCCGGGCCACCAGCCAGGTTCTGGAAGGGGCCTAG
- a CDS encoding histidine phosphatase family protein, whose amino-acid sequence MNDNGQTTGPGRGVPGVAQLLLVRHGESEGNVAATLAHETGAHVIPVPARDADVELSDTGREQALALGRLLAGFPDESRAAVWSSPYLRARQTAELAVTTGGWQTPVLVDERLRDRELGILDMLTSLGVEARLPEEAERRRWLGKFYYRPPGGESWADVALRLRSLLTDLDRRHPGQSVMLVCHDAVILLIRYILEGLTERELLDIAAASSILNASVSRFVRPDGTGPWQLESFNMADHLMSEGVPVTQHSGDANVQPR is encoded by the coding sequence ATGAATGACAACGGACAGACAACCGGTCCGGGACGCGGGGTGCCGGGCGTGGCGCAGCTCCTGCTGGTACGCCATGGCGAAAGCGAGGGGAACGTCGCCGCGACACTTGCGCACGAAACCGGCGCACACGTCATCCCGGTCCCTGCCCGGGACGCCGACGTCGAGCTGTCCGACACCGGGCGCGAACAGGCATTGGCGCTGGGGCGGCTGCTGGCAGGTTTTCCGGATGAAAGCCGCGCCGCCGTCTGGTCCTCGCCCTATCTCCGGGCGCGGCAGACGGCGGAACTGGCCGTCACCACCGGCGGCTGGCAGACGCCGGTCCTGGTTGACGAACGGCTCCGTGACCGCGAGCTCGGCATCCTCGACATGCTCACCTCCCTCGGCGTGGAAGCACGGCTCCCCGAAGAAGCGGAGCGGCGGCGGTGGCTGGGCAAGTTCTACTACCGCCCGCCCGGGGGCGAGTCCTGGGCCGACGTCGCCCTGCGCCTGCGGTCCCTGCTTACCGACCTCGACCGCCGGCACCCCGGCCAGAGCGTGATGCTGGTCTGCCATGACGCCGTGATCCTGCTGATCCGGTACATCCTCGAAGGACTGACGGAACGCGAACTCCTGGACATCGCAGCTGCGTCCAGCATTCTCAACGCCTCGGTCAGCCGCTTCGTCCGCCCGGACGGCACCGGCCCCTGGCAGCTGGAAAGTTTCAATATGGCCGATCACCTGATGAGCGAAGGTGTACCGGTGACCCAACACTCAGGAGATGCCAATGTCCAACCGCGCTGA
- a CDS encoding NAD(P)H-hydrate dehydratase, with protein sequence MPMSNRAELVTPTLLRDWRLPGGGSGKDDRGTVLVVGGARTTPGAALLSGVAALRSGAGRLTMAVAESVAVQLAVALPEAGVLGLPETPSGSVAGSAASALTDKMASADAVLVGPGLDDKDESVDLLRGMLTMPADGTPPAIILDAYALGCLPELEGELEPWADRLILTPNVKEAGILLGRDVDDLHPDVQELADKYHAVVSCQGVIAAPRSAGKAEASGGGDGAGRWEITTGHSGLGTSGSGDVLSGIIAGLRARGTTDAQAACWGTHLHAAAGDRLASRLGGLGYLARELTDELPPLMMELAN encoded by the coding sequence ATGCCAATGTCCAACCGCGCTGAACTCGTTACCCCGACACTGCTGAGGGACTGGCGGCTGCCCGGCGGCGGGTCCGGCAAGGATGACCGCGGCACCGTGCTGGTGGTGGGCGGTGCCAGGACGACTCCCGGGGCCGCGCTGCTGTCCGGCGTCGCGGCGCTCCGGTCCGGCGCAGGCCGGCTCACCATGGCCGTGGCCGAGTCCGTGGCGGTACAGCTTGCGGTGGCGCTCCCCGAGGCCGGGGTGCTTGGCCTGCCGGAAACCCCGTCGGGGTCCGTCGCTGGTTCCGCGGCCTCCGCCCTCACCGACAAGATGGCGTCCGCGGACGCGGTCCTCGTCGGGCCCGGCCTAGACGACAAGGACGAGTCGGTCGACCTGCTCCGCGGGATGCTCACCATGCCCGCGGACGGCACGCCGCCGGCCATCATCCTCGATGCCTACGCTTTGGGCTGCCTGCCCGAGCTCGAGGGTGAGCTGGAACCATGGGCGGACCGGCTGATCCTCACCCCCAACGTCAAAGAGGCCGGCATCCTGCTCGGCCGGGACGTGGACGACCTGCACCCGGATGTGCAGGAACTCGCCGACAAGTACCACGCGGTGGTGAGCTGCCAGGGCGTTATTGCGGCTCCCCGGAGTGCCGGCAAGGCGGAGGCCTCCGGCGGGGGTGACGGCGCGGGCCGCTGGGAAATCACCACCGGGCACAGCGGACTCGGCACGTCGGGCAGCGGGGATGTGCTCTCCGGAATCATTGCGGGCCTTCGGGCACGCGGAACCACCGACGCCCAGGCCGCCTGCTGGGGCACCCATCTGCATGCTGCCGCCGGCGACCGGCTGGCCAGCCGGCTGGGAGGCCTGGGCTATCTCGCGCGCGAACTCACCGATGAGCTTCCGCCGCTGATGATGGAGTTGGCCAACTGA
- a CDS encoding glycerophosphodiester phosphodiesterase translates to MSTPHPYFSAGGASDGPLALAHRGFSREGLENSMAAFSAAVELGFRHLETDVHTTADGVLLLFHDEALDRVTDGRGRIAELSAATVARARIGGAEPIPLFEELITAFPDVRLNLDVKDWNSVATLAEAIERYGLHDRVLVASFSDRRRRAVLKQLSRPAAGSAGLFSTGLFVLLGPVLPGPLLRLVARRAFRGVQALQVPVRFRALTVVTPGFVERAHRNGLQVHVWTINDPAEMHRLLDLGVDGIITDRADLLKEVLQERGAWRN, encoded by the coding sequence ATGAGCACGCCCCACCCGTACTTTTCCGCCGGCGGTGCCTCCGACGGACCCCTGGCCCTGGCCCACCGCGGCTTCTCCCGCGAGGGCCTGGAAAACTCCATGGCCGCGTTCAGCGCCGCCGTCGAGCTCGGCTTCCGGCACCTTGAGACTGACGTGCACACCACGGCCGACGGCGTCCTGTTGCTGTTCCACGATGAGGCGCTGGACCGGGTCACGGACGGCAGGGGGCGGATCGCGGAGCTTTCTGCGGCTACGGTCGCGCGGGCGCGGATCGGGGGAGCCGAGCCGATCCCGCTCTTTGAGGAACTCATAACCGCGTTTCCGGATGTCCGGCTGAACCTGGACGTCAAGGACTGGAACTCGGTGGCCACCCTGGCTGAGGCGATCGAGCGGTACGGGCTCCATGACCGCGTGCTGGTTGCCAGCTTTTCCGACCGGCGGCGCCGGGCCGTGCTGAAGCAGCTCAGCCGTCCGGCCGCAGGCTCCGCGGGGCTCTTTTCCACCGGCTTGTTCGTCCTGCTGGGCCCCGTTCTGCCCGGCCCGCTGCTGCGGCTTGTGGCGCGCAGGGCGTTCCGCGGCGTCCAGGCCCTGCAGGTGCCGGTCCGCTTCCGGGCCCTGACAGTGGTGACGCCCGGTTTTGTCGAGCGGGCCCACCGGAACGGCCTGCAGGTGCACGTCTGGACCATCAACGACCCGGCCGAGATGCACCGGCTGCTGGACCTGGGGGTGGACGGGATCATCACCGACCGCGCCGACCTGCTCAAAGAGGTGCTGCAGGAGCGCGGCGCCTGGCGGAACTAA
- a CDS encoding HAD family hydrolase, whose amino-acid sequence MRLVASDIDGTILGRDGKISERTVRAFHACREAGVELVFVTGRPPRWLHPLQDQLGHTGTVICSNGAVVWDLEADGVISSRGLNLEAVLETRRIIQGIRPSALFAAETLTGFHLEPGFIENGSSELLAEFTPAPLDSTLTAEDSVVKFLAVVREGTADEFLAEVTPAVAHLASATHSAPNVALLELSLPGVNKAVTLAEYAAALGIDAGDVVAFGDMPNDIEMLRWAGQGYAMASGHPEAIRAAGQQAPHFDDDGVAQILEAKLAALGVRLT is encoded by the coding sequence ATGCGGCTGGTAGCGAGTGACATTGACGGAACGATCCTCGGCCGCGACGGCAAAATCAGCGAACGCACGGTCCGTGCCTTCCATGCCTGCCGCGAAGCGGGGGTCGAACTCGTCTTCGTCACGGGGCGCCCGCCGCGCTGGCTGCACCCGTTGCAGGACCAGCTCGGGCACACCGGGACCGTGATCTGTTCCAACGGCGCCGTGGTCTGGGACCTCGAAGCCGACGGAGTGATTTCGTCCCGGGGCCTCAACCTCGAGGCCGTTCTCGAGACGCGCCGGATCATCCAGGGCATCCGGCCCTCTGCACTGTTCGCCGCCGAAACCCTGACGGGATTCCACCTTGAGCCGGGCTTCATCGAGAACGGGTCCAGCGAGCTGCTCGCAGAATTCACGCCCGCGCCGCTGGACAGCACGCTCACCGCGGAGGACTCTGTGGTGAAGTTCCTCGCTGTCGTGCGGGAGGGCACCGCGGACGAGTTCCTCGCCGAAGTCACGCCCGCCGTCGCGCATCTGGCCTCGGCCACCCATTCCGCACCGAACGTCGCCCTCCTGGAACTGTCCCTCCCGGGCGTCAACAAGGCTGTCACGCTGGCCGAGTACGCGGCCGCCCTGGGCATCGACGCCGGGGACGTGGTGGCGTTCGGGGACATGCCCAATGACATTGAGATGCTGCGCTGGGCCGGGCAGGGGTACGCGATGGCCAGCGGACATCCGGAAGCCATCCGCGCGGCCGGTCAGCAGGCTCCGCACTTCGACGACGACGGCGTGGCCCAGATTCTCGAGGCCAAGCTCGCCGCCCTCGGGGTCCGGCTCACCTGA
- a CDS encoding YbhB/YbcL family Raf kinase inhibitor-like protein: MTSNDAPTFRLSSRSLEEGQTIPPAQRSDRLGAGGRDESPQLSWSGAPEGTRSYAVTVFDPDAPGAGGYWHWAVVDLPPDVTSLPEGAGAEDGPQLPPGALQLKNDAGFHGYVGAAPPPGHGPHRYLMTVHALDVEQSGVDSRTSPASLESRLSDHVLAKATLTGVYERR, translated from the coding sequence ATGACAAGCAACGATGCCCCCACCTTCCGCCTCAGCAGCAGGTCGCTGGAGGAAGGACAGACCATTCCGCCGGCGCAGCGCAGCGACAGGCTGGGCGCCGGCGGACGGGACGAATCACCGCAGCTGAGCTGGAGCGGCGCCCCGGAAGGAACGCGTAGCTACGCCGTGACCGTGTTCGATCCGGACGCCCCCGGCGCCGGCGGGTACTGGCACTGGGCCGTCGTGGACCTGCCGCCCGACGTCACGTCCCTGCCCGAGGGAGCCGGCGCAGAGGACGGCCCGCAGCTCCCGCCGGGTGCCCTGCAGCTGAAGAATGACGCGGGCTTCCATGGGTATGTGGGAGCTGCGCCGCCTCCGGGCCACGGTCCGCACCGCTACCTCATGACGGTCCACGCCCTCGACGTGGAGCAGTCAGGGGTGGACAGCCGCACCTCGCCGGCAAGCCTGGAATCCAGGCTCTCGGACCACGTCCTGGCCAAGGCCACCCTCACGGGGGTCTACGAACGGCGCTAG
- a CDS encoding carbohydrate kinase → MLTVIGEGLVDVVQRSSGVQAHVGGSPLNVAVGLARLDHPVQFIGRYGRDAYGEAVAAHLRSSSVLLPVGPDALPTSVATALIDDDGAASYTFDLAWELPGLADRLPFMLQGTTLLHTGSIATMLAPGAADVLAAVEHAHPSVTVSFDPNCRPSIITDVDYARRQAEKFVPLADVVKASDEDLEWLYPGQDPLDSARRWLSLGGSGGPAMVVVTRGAEGPWGVNASGETHFPAPSVDVADTVGAGDSFMAALLSGIVDLGLDGAQNRKDLRELAAGSLRELLARASWAAAVTVSRAGANPPTRAELNRMELEAEAPAPAESEAADPESADLSTN, encoded by the coding sequence ATGCTGACAGTAATTGGCGAGGGCCTTGTCGACGTCGTCCAGCGCTCTTCCGGTGTCCAGGCGCACGTGGGCGGCAGTCCCCTCAACGTTGCAGTGGGGTTGGCCAGGCTGGACCACCCGGTGCAGTTCATCGGCCGCTACGGACGGGACGCTTACGGGGAGGCGGTGGCAGCGCACCTGCGGTCCAGCTCGGTGCTGCTTCCGGTGGGACCGGACGCGCTCCCTACCAGCGTGGCCACCGCCCTGATCGACGACGACGGTGCCGCCAGCTACACCTTCGACCTCGCCTGGGAGCTTCCCGGCCTCGCTGACCGGCTGCCGTTCATGCTGCAGGGCACCACCCTGCTGCACACCGGCTCGATCGCCACCATGCTTGCACCGGGGGCCGCGGACGTGCTGGCCGCCGTCGAACATGCCCATCCGTCCGTGACCGTCAGCTTCGATCCGAACTGCCGGCCCAGCATCATCACCGACGTGGACTACGCCCGCCGGCAAGCCGAAAAATTCGTTCCGCTCGCGGACGTGGTGAAGGCCTCGGATGAGGACCTGGAGTGGCTCTATCCCGGGCAGGACCCGCTGGATTCCGCCCGCCGCTGGCTGTCCCTGGGCGGCTCGGGAGGCCCGGCCATGGTCGTGGTGACGCGCGGAGCGGAAGGGCCGTGGGGCGTGAACGCGTCCGGCGAAACCCACTTCCCCGCCCCTTCCGTCGACGTGGCGGACACCGTGGGCGCGGGCGATTCCTTCATGGCTGCGCTGCTGTCCGGCATCGTGGACCTCGGCCTGGACGGGGCGCAGAACCGCAAGGACCTGAGGGAACTCGCCGCCGGAAGCCTCCGTGAACTCCTGGCCCGCGCCTCCTGGGCAGCTGCTGTGACGGTCTCGCGCGCCGGTGCCAACCCGCCCACCCGGGCGGAACTGAACCGGATGGAGCTCGAAGCGGAGGCTCCCGCGCCTGCGGAGTCAGAAGCCGCCGACCCCGAGAGCGCCGATCTTTCCACCAACTGA
- a CDS encoding rhodanese-like domain-containing protein, translating to MDVIVIETPQLGDRSYLVHDGEVALVIDPQRDIDRVEAAARDARVRITHVAETHLHNDYVTGGFALARAHGATYLVNAAEPVQFDRQPITDGQTVRVGSLTVKAVATPGHTHNHLSFIVDDGEQQAVFSGGSLLYGSVGRTDLVAPADTVGLTHDQYSSVRRLVGEAAVDASLFPTHGFGSFCSSGPASGAGSSTIAEQLAANHALTDPDEDHFVRELIANLTAYPSYYAHMAEANARGPGPAELAVPESLDAAELGRRLADGEWVVDLRQRVAFAHQHLHGSVSFEYGNSFSTYLGWLLPVREPLTLVGSRKDVENAVRDLSRLGIDSPDTAVGTDPHGLAPQARLDSYPRVGWDGVLAGRAPEDTVLDVRRADEYARSRVTGALNIPLHDVLPRLAEVPAGKLWVHCASGYRAGIAASLLHRAGRDVVHIDASFHDAGTAGMPLDRTGSAPN from the coding sequence ATGGACGTCATCGTGATCGAGACCCCGCAACTGGGGGACCGCAGCTACCTCGTCCACGACGGTGAGGTTGCGCTGGTCATCGACCCGCAGCGGGACATCGACCGGGTCGAGGCGGCAGCACGCGATGCCCGGGTCCGGATCACCCATGTGGCGGAAACCCACCTGCACAATGACTACGTCACGGGCGGTTTCGCCCTGGCGCGGGCGCACGGCGCGACCTACCTGGTCAACGCCGCCGAGCCTGTGCAATTCGACCGCCAGCCGATCACGGACGGCCAGACCGTCCGGGTCGGTTCGCTCACCGTCAAGGCGGTCGCCACCCCCGGCCACACCCACAACCACCTGTCCTTCATCGTGGACGACGGCGAGCAGCAGGCCGTTTTCTCCGGCGGCAGCCTGCTGTACGGCTCGGTGGGCCGCACCGACCTCGTCGCCCCTGCCGATACTGTCGGCCTCACCCACGACCAGTACTCCTCGGTGCGGCGCCTGGTGGGCGAGGCCGCCGTCGACGCGTCCCTGTTCCCAACGCACGGCTTCGGCTCCTTCTGCTCCTCCGGCCCGGCCAGCGGAGCGGGATCCTCGACCATCGCCGAGCAGCTGGCCGCCAACCACGCCCTCACGGACCCGGATGAGGACCATTTCGTCCGTGAACTCATCGCCAACCTCACGGCCTATCCCTCCTACTACGCGCACATGGCTGAGGCCAACGCCCGGGGGCCGGGGCCGGCGGAGCTGGCCGTGCCGGAATCGCTCGATGCCGCCGAGCTCGGCCGGCGCCTTGCGGATGGCGAATGGGTGGTGGACCTGCGGCAGCGGGTGGCCTTTGCCCACCAGCACCTGCACGGCAGCGTGAGCTTCGAATACGGCAACAGCTTCAGCACCTATCTGGGCTGGCTCCTTCCGGTGCGGGAGCCGTTGACTCTGGTGGGCTCGCGGAAGGATGTGGAGAACGCCGTCCGCGATCTCTCCCGGCTCGGAATCGACTCCCCGGATACCGCCGTCGGAACAGACCCGCACGGGCTGGCGCCGCAGGCGCGCCTGGACTCCTATCCGCGGGTGGGCTGGGACGGGGTCCTGGCCGGCCGCGCGCCGGAGGATACCGTGCTCGATGTGCGCCGCGCCGACGAATACGCCCGGTCCCGGGTAACCGGTGCCCTGAACATCCCGCTCCACGACGTGCTGCCCCGGCTTGCGGAAGTGCCCGCCGGAAAGCTGTGGGTGCACTGCGCCTCCGGGTACCGGGCCGGCATTGCCGCCAGTCTCCTGCACCGGGCCGGCAGGGACGTGGTCCACATCGACGCCAGTTTCCACGACGCCGGGACCGCCGGGATGCCCCTTGACCGGACCGGGTCCGCGCCGAACTGA
- a CDS encoding rhodanese-like domain-containing protein, giving the protein MKSISVQELAGLGQDAEIVDVREDDEFAAVRVAGSRSIPLSRFVQSLADIPATGTVYLMCAAGGRSAQATAYLEDQGYDAVNVTGGINEWQRGGLPVDHG; this is encoded by the coding sequence ATGAAGAGCATTTCCGTCCAGGAACTGGCAGGGCTGGGCCAGGACGCGGAGATCGTGGACGTCCGCGAGGACGACGAATTCGCAGCGGTCCGCGTCGCCGGAAGCAGGAGCATTCCGCTATCCCGCTTTGTGCAGTCCCTGGCCGATATCCCGGCCACGGGGACCGTCTACCTGATGTGTGCGGCCGGCGGCCGCAGCGCCCAGGCCACCGCCTACCTTGAGGACCAGGGGTACGACGCCGTCAACGTCACCGGCGGCATCAATGAATGGCAGCGCGGCGGTCTTCCCGTCGACCACGGCTGA
- the nhaA gene encoding Na+/H+ antiporter NhaA codes for MSQSPPPVPPRRTVFGRGSYAESLRIGEILRKETVGGALLVAAAVTALVWANSPASDSYFALRDYTVGYEPWHLNLSLGAWAADGLLAIFFFLVGLELKREFIAGDLREFSKSIVPVAAAVGGVAVPALLYVLVNLGSPGTLRGWAVPTATDIAFAVAVLALIGSHLPSALRIFLLTLAVVDDLLAITIIAVFYSSELHPVPLLLAVIPLGFYTFLVQKYPRFFGVKAVAAWVILLPLGVIVWALVHASGIHATVAGVLLGFAIPVLRSRASGGPEAGPGLAEVFEHRFRPISAGIAVPVFAFFSAGVAVGGWAGLGSALGSPVAVGIIVALVLGKPMGILGSTWLLTKATKARLDDTFKWIDIFGVAILAGIGFTVSLLVAELGFGHGSTHDNEAKVAILAASVLAALLATVVLRTRNRHYRKAEEDEKIDSDHDGIPDVYQQDSAG; via the coding sequence ATGAGCCAGTCGCCTCCTCCCGTCCCGCCGCGCCGCACGGTCTTCGGCCGCGGCAGTTATGCCGAATCGCTGCGGATCGGGGAAATCCTCCGCAAAGAAACGGTGGGTGGTGCTCTGCTCGTGGCGGCCGCAGTGACCGCGCTCGTCTGGGCCAACTCGCCGGCGTCCGACAGCTACTTTGCGCTTCGGGACTACACCGTAGGCTACGAGCCGTGGCACCTTAACCTCAGCCTGGGGGCCTGGGCCGCGGACGGGCTGCTCGCGATCTTCTTTTTCCTGGTGGGGCTCGAACTCAAGCGCGAATTCATCGCCGGCGACCTGCGTGAGTTCAGCAAGTCCATCGTTCCGGTGGCAGCCGCCGTCGGGGGTGTGGCCGTTCCCGCCCTCCTCTACGTCCTCGTCAACCTCGGCAGCCCCGGAACCCTGCGCGGCTGGGCCGTCCCCACTGCAACGGACATCGCCTTCGCCGTCGCGGTGCTGGCGCTCATCGGCTCGCACCTCCCGAGTGCCCTGCGTATTTTTCTCCTCACCCTCGCGGTGGTGGATGACCTGCTGGCCATCACCATCATTGCCGTCTTCTACTCCAGCGAGCTCCATCCGGTACCGCTCCTTCTGGCCGTGATTCCGCTGGGCTTCTACACCTTCCTGGTGCAGAAGTACCCGCGCTTCTTCGGCGTGAAAGCCGTCGCCGCGTGGGTCATTCTGCTGCCCCTGGGGGTCATCGTCTGGGCGCTGGTGCACGCTTCCGGAATCCACGCCACAGTGGCCGGCGTCCTGCTCGGCTTTGCCATCCCGGTCCTCCGCTCCAGGGCCAGCGGCGGACCGGAGGCAGGGCCCGGGCTGGCCGAGGTCTTCGAGCACCGCTTCCGCCCCATCTCCGCCGGCATCGCGGTGCCGGTATTTGCTTTCTTCTCGGCCGGCGTCGCGGTTGGCGGCTGGGCGGGCCTCGGCTCGGCCCTGGGCAGTCCTGTTGCCGTGGGCATCATCGTTGCCCTCGTGCTGGGAAAGCCAATGGGCATCCTCGGCAGCACCTGGCTGCTGACCAAGGCCACGAAGGCCCGGCTGGATGACACCTTCAAATGGATCGACATCTTCGGCGTCGCGATCCTGGCCGGCATCGGCTTCACAGTGTCGCTGCTGGTGGCCGAACTGGGCTTCGGTCACGGCAGCACCCACGACAACGAGGCCAAGGTGGCCATCCTGGCCGCGTCCGTGCTGGCGGCGCTGCTGGCAACGGTGGTGTTGCGGACCAGGAACCGGCACTACCGCAAGGCCGAGGAGGACGAGAAAATCGATTCGGACCACGACGGCATTCCGGACGTCTACCAGCAGGACAGTGCGGGTTAG
- a CDS encoding DUF2795 domain-containing protein, translated as MNDTPNPIQIQKFLAGVSYPADRSTLVSTAEKEGADGPVLEALKSIPDKEYDSPTAVSSAVSDSDKK; from the coding sequence ATGAACGACACGCCAAATCCCATCCAGATCCAGAAGTTCCTGGCGGGCGTCAGTTACCCGGCAGACCGGAGCACCCTCGTCTCTACCGCTGAAAAGGAGGGCGCGGACGGCCCCGTTCTTGAAGCGCTCAAATCCATTCCCGACAAGGAATATGACAGCCCCACCGCTGTGAGCTCTGCCGTTTCGGACAGCGACAAGAAGTAG
- a CDS encoding alpha/beta hydrolase, which yields MKRHKYSYGESPSQWGELFLPDVAVPKGVVVVIHGGYWRSQYGAELGEPLAKDLAARGMAAWNLEYRRAGNGGGWPNTFSDVLAGIDKLRDVAGEHGLGLDKVVALGHSAGGHLAVWAAGRDRLGQVGAPDADRQLLRKDDGAVRLTGVVSQSGVLNIAAAERLNLSNGAVSNLLGGSSEKYPKRHKYADPMSAVPLNIPVYAIHGTEDDDVPVSQSETYVAAAKAAGAPVHLLKIPGDHFALIDPKAPAYRKCREMVELLLS from the coding sequence GTGAAGCGGCACAAGTACAGCTATGGCGAGAGCCCGAGCCAGTGGGGCGAGCTCTTCCTGCCGGATGTGGCGGTGCCCAAGGGCGTCGTGGTCGTCATCCACGGCGGTTACTGGCGCTCCCAGTACGGGGCCGAGCTCGGTGAGCCGCTGGCCAAGGACCTCGCAGCCCGCGGCATGGCGGCATGGAACCTCGAGTACCGCCGCGCGGGCAACGGCGGGGGCTGGCCGAACACGTTCTCCGACGTCCTCGCCGGAATCGACAAGCTGCGCGACGTTGCGGGCGAGCACGGACTCGGGTTGGACAAGGTTGTTGCCCTGGGGCATTCGGCCGGCGGACATCTGGCGGTCTGGGCCGCAGGCCGGGACCGGCTCGGCCAGGTGGGAGCTCCGGATGCCGACCGCCAGCTGTTGCGCAAAGACGACGGCGCGGTCCGGCTCACCGGCGTCGTGAGCCAGTCGGGCGTGCTGAACATCGCCGCTGCCGAACGGCTGAACCTAAGCAACGGTGCCGTCAGTAATCTGCTGGGCGGCTCCTCGGAGAAATACCCGAAGCGGCATAAATACGCGGACCCGATGAGCGCCGTCCCTCTGAACATCCCCGTCTACGCTATCCACGGAACCGAAGACGACGACGTTCCCGTGAGCCAGTCGGAGACGTACGTGGCTGCGGCCAAAGCCGCGGGAGCGCCCGTCCATCTGCTCAAGATCCCCGGGGACCACTTCGCGCTCATCGACCCGAAGGCCCCCGCGTACCGGAAATGCCGCGAGATGGTGGAGCTGCTGCTGAGCTAA